Sequence from the Ailuropoda melanoleuca isolate Jingjing chromosome 10, ASM200744v2, whole genome shotgun sequence genome:
AACTTTCTGTGGGAGGGCAGCGCTCTGACGGGGGCCTGGGCTCTGGAAGCCTTCTACACCGCAAGCCTGGTACCTCCCATGGTGCCCCAGCGGTCCGCCAAGGTGGGTCCTCCCCTCTAGGCACACGGGGGGCTCAGGGCAGAGGCTGCCAGTCAGGACGGCAGCCCTGGGCATCAACAGAAAGTCCAAAAAGTAAGGAAGGGCAGAAAGTCAGGTGTGCTGGCTGTAGCATATTTCTCTGTATGACAACCGACGGCTCTCCTGGGAAGAATGGGGAGGCCTACTGGTTCCCACATGTATCCTGTTCTTGGAGGGTTTGTTTGAAATGCGGTccagggccccacccccagggggcAGGTATAATCCACCTGTGGTGGGGCCCAGGAACCACACAAGCCTGCTGCAGGTGGGCCTGGAGTCACCGCATGCTCAATGCCATTTAGATAACATTAGGGGGACAGGACCCACAGGGACCTTTCTGCCCATGTAGATGTAACAGGCATGGCCTTCACTGTGACAGAGAAGCCCGCTGATAGATGGTGATGGGAGAGAGCTTCCCAGGGTTTCTCTGGGCTGTGGCTGGTGCTCTCAGGGACCCTCTGTGTGGTGGCTGCTGCGGTGGCCACATGGTCACTCGGCTTCCTGACTTCTTTCAGGGTCTTACCCAGGAGCCCACGCTGCTGCCGGTGCTGCCTGACCAGCCAGAGCTGGGTGTGCAGACGCCACCTGCTCTCCGCAGTGCCCCACCTGCGAGCCATGGCCCCAGGAACCTGTCACCTTCTGCCAGCCAGAGAGAGCACCAGGCCTTGCAGGACCTTGTGGATCTGGCGGGAGAGGGGCTGAGTGCCACCCCGTGGCCCTGCAGTGGGGGCCCGGCCAGCTCAGGAGGGGCCTCAGGTGAGACCCTGGATGGGACACATGGGCCAGCCCcgccctcccagccctccctccctatGGCTGTGGCCGTGACCAGCTAGTCCTTGTGGCCTGGAGACAGCTACTCAGATCTCAGGTTCCCTGGCTTGTTCCCATATGATGGGGAGAACGCAGTCTCTAagtactttactttttttcctcaaagatggATATCACATGGGTGAGTTCATCAGAATTTCCTCCAACTTTAACCGAGGACACTGCCCAGAGCCAGTGATCGTGCAGACTGTCTGTTTTTACTACCTCTGTCCCTCCGGGGGAGCGGGGAAAAACTCAGCGGGTAGTTCACGCAGTGAAGAAGCCCTTAGGTAAAGAGCATCTCCAGGGTGACTTTGGGGTTGGCCCCCTGACACCTGATGCTCTTTCCCGGAGACTGACGTTGCCAGGAGATGATGTTCTTTTAACCTGTGAATCCTTCTCTCAGGGATGGATGTGTTGCCCACTGGCCTTCCACCGACTGGGTTTGTCCTGCCACCCATGGAGAAGCCCCTGGAGAGCAGCAGCCAGGCTTCGGTAAGCACCGGGGCTCCTCTCTGTGGGCTGCACGGCCTGGCCCTGCTCCTGGCTCTGTGGTCCTGGCCACCGGAGCTCGTCCTGTGCTCTGCGCAGTCAGCTCCCAGCCAGCCTCCAGAGCCTCGCACGAGTCCGCTGGCCTCCTTGACAGCCTCTGAACCAAGCCAGGCAAGAGCCCACGGGAGCCAACTGTCCCCCTCTAGGGCTCTGCCATGAGGCTTTTGTCCCTTCTGTCCTTGAACTCTGGGGGTTCAGTAGCCAAGCCTTAGGATCCCGCTTTGTCCTGAGAGCCCACAGGAATCCCCATTGCTCTATGAGGTGGCCTCATGCCCCaaggtttcattcatttgttcaggaCCAACTGTGTGCCTCTGCTGGTCCCGCCTGGTCTCCAACTAAGGGTTCATGTTCTGCATCGGTGACGCTGGCTTGGAAGTTGGGTTTTCCTAAGAGTGAACGTCATCCTGCTAGTATATTGGTATCAGCCAAACTTCACCCCGAGGTCTACCTGATGACCAGGGCACATAGTCAGAAAAGGACCGAGACTCCTCTCAGCCGGGTACCTGAGTGGCGTGGGCTCAGGGTCCCTGCCTGTCACATCGGGGCCGCACACGGTGCTTGTGAAGCGCTCAGCCCGGCTGCGGCTGCAGCTTTGCTGCGGCCATCGTGCCTCCACTTGCTCGTCTGGCGCCCAATCCCACCCCCCCATGTTAGGCCAGGGGGCTCAGTGTAATGCAGAATCTGAGAAAGAAGCTAGCCTTGGGCTAGTCTGTACTGCTGAGAGCCTCAGGGCAACAAAAGGTGGGACCTGAGTGGGAGCCCTGCGGACAGGGGCTCGAGGCACGCCTGAAGTTGGGGAACTTGCCGTGAGATGTGTCTGCTCCCCTCCTTCCAGCTCACCCTTGGTTTGCTGCTGGCAGACTTCAGAGCCATGGTCAATAACCCACACCTGAGTGACGTCCAGTTTCAGATGGACAGCGGGGACGTGCTTTATGCCCACAAGTTTGTGCTTTATGCCCGATGTCCCCTTCTCATGCAGTATGTGAGTATGGaccccgcccctcctccctcccgctcTGAGCACGTTCCGATGCGCCCCTCTGGCCACctgcaccccccctccccccgtgcacctgcttccctccctccctccctccctccctccctctcagtgTTCCTGCTTCAGTCGGGAGACACACGTTTGAGGTTAGGGAGTGGTAGAAGGAGATGAGCTAAGGATTTCGTGATCGGTtgaataaaaatccattttctgcagaaaatgcagaaaatgcaaaatttccTCTATTTCTGTAATTATGAAGTCCTAATCGACCCGCTGACAGACATTTCTGTGCTGACCTGTGCCGACGTGCATCGGACTTGAATGTCATGCTGCGGGGTCCAGGAGAGTGCTGCTGGTCTCCACCAGAAAGCTCTCATGCCTCTGATGGGTGTGTCGAGAGGGAACCAGCTGGGTGCTTGACCCTCCACCACAGTCTGATTTTGCCGACAGAGAAGTTTTAGGCCCTGACGGCAGAGCTCCTGACCAGCACACTGGCGCGACCCTGGCTGATGGCGGTGCTGGGGAAGGGCTGCGAGGAGGCGTGGGGACGCACGGAGCCTCCCGGACCCTGTGTGTGGTTCCGTGTCACATCTGTGAGGTCGTAAACCTTCTGTGCTGTACTTCGCTCCCAGGTGGACAGTGAAGGCTTCTTCGCCGCGGAGGACGGTGATCTGCGGGGTCAGCGTGTGCTGCTGAGTGACGTGAGCACCGAGGCCGCCCGGGCACTCCTGCACTACCTGTACACTGCAGACCCTGGCGTGCCGGCCCGGCTGGCCCCCGACCTGAGCGCTCTGGCCCACAGGTCCGACTGCTCTTTGGATTTACCTCCCAGTGTCTGACGTGAACCGACATCTCGATTCACAGGAGGCTCGCAGGGGGGTCAGGGCTGAGTCCTTCCTGTACCTGCTAACCCCGGGTTTATGCTCAGTGCTGACCTTGCCCAGGACGTAGTGACTGGCAGTCGGGCCAGAATGGACACTGGCAGGAGAGTCCAGCGCCGGCTGAGGATGGCCTCCGCCAGGTCACATGGCTCTTAGCTCCCTGGGTGTGATGAGGGGGTGGTCCTCAGCCTCAGCTGCCCCCAGACGCTGCCACTCCTTGGTCGTTAGGCCACAGAAGCTGAATGGTGGCTGTTCTTTCTCAGGTCCCAGGAAATAGTGTAAACGGGAGTGTAACGCCTAGTGTAACTCCCATGGGTTTGCACGCACTCAGCTCGTCCACGCGGTGTGTCCGGAGAGGTGGCTGGTGGCTCAGCGAAACAGGGTGTTCTATCTCCTGACAGGGCTGAGGGCCCCTGGGATAAAACCATGTTTGTCCAAGGCCCTGTCATCCCCCAGGTGCACTCCTGGGAAGGGATCAGCTCGGCCTCGGGAGTCCTGAGTGTAGGAGCCTTCAGGGAGGCAACAGGCTGCTGCACCCCTCGGCCCAGGCTGACTGGGATGGGTTTGGTCTTCGGGGTTTGCGTCTGTCTCAGAGCGTCAGGTCCTTTCAGGGTAACACACTCTCTGGCTTTGCAGCACCACCGATTCCTTCCTTCACCACCACCTTCAGCTCAGCCCGACGCACCCCTTTGTGTGTGAGTTAGCAAACCCTGCCCTAAAGGTCCACGAGTCTCTTCTCGAGCTCAGCGGCCCGGGATGTTCCCGGGTGTGAGCATGGGCACCGTCTCTgcaagagagcaggggaagggccagGCCCGAGGCACGATTGTCCCCCCTGTGAGGACTCACGCTGCGATGCTCTCCTGCACTGGGGCGCACGGCTACTGCCCCTGCAGGGTAGTGACACGTGGCGTTTCCTCTTGCAGGTTTGGTGTTAGTGAGCTTGTTCTTCTGTGCAGACAAGCGCCTGATGAGATGGATTCAGAGGACAGActgtggaagaaggaagaagaggactGTGAAAGCCGCGCAGAGAACTTCCAAGAGCTCTTGAGGTCCATGTGGCTAGATGAAGAGGAAGAACCAGAGGCTTTGTTGAAGTCTGAGAGCcgtgaagaagacagagaaaaagtgaatgaagcagaaatggaagaaatttatGAATTTGCAGCCACCCAGCGAAAGCTGCTCCGGGGGGAAGGAGCTCCAGAGATCAAGGAAGAAACTGACCAGTTCGGGGACGATGGTCCAGTGTCTGCGCAAATCTTAGCAAGTGGTCAGGTTGGCGAACAGCCAGAAAATGCAGGACAGATGGAATCGTCTggtcagggaagagaagaggcccCAGCCAAATGGAAGAGTGTGAGACAGTCCACTCCCCTGCCACTCAGGGGCCAGTGTGCGGACGAGGAGAAAGCAGGGTCCCCAGAGGAAGCACTGGGTCGTTCCGGCTCCCCTCGCCCTTCTGggggctgtggggcagggagaaaggaaggtgcATTTTGGTGCTCAGCTGATGCCCCTGAGGCCCAGCCATTTTCGTCAACTCCCAGAAGATGCCATGGACCGTCCCAGATGACGAGCCATCTCCAGGAGGGCAACGGCACCTTCTTGGGaaagggggcagggagccccTGTACCCCTGCTCGCTGGCAGGCACCGCTGTGGCGCCCGTGCCTGTCACAGCCCCCTGGGGGCCAGAGTCCCAGCCGGCCATACCCTTGTCCTCGTCTCAGGGGTGAGTCGCCCTCGCCAGAGCCGCAGCCACAGGGCAGAGCTTCCACGGCGGCCTCCCAGGACCCCCCATcaaagcagaggaggggcaggcgCCTCCTCACATTACTTAAACATCCAGGCCTCCAGAAGGGCGAAGAACGTGGTTCCTCGTTGGAACGCAGAAGTAAAGGGGTTCTGATCTCCCCCGAAAAGTCTCCATCCATCGACCTAACCCTGTCAAAACCTGGCCAGTTGAGCTCCAGATCTCAGAATACTCCATCCAACaagaacagagaagaagagaTTATCCTTTTATTGGATTCAGATGAAGAGCTGGAGCTAgaacaaaccaaaataaagtcAGTTTTTAATGGTCCCCTGGGAGAAAGGAAAGTTCTAGAAGTTAGCCCCAAGTCTTCTGAGCTGTTTTCTGTCATCGACATCGATGCAGATCAGGAACCTTTCCAAAGCCCAGCAAGAAGAGAGGCTTccctgcaggggtgggaggaggggccagcAGGGAACCCGGGCtctgtggggggcagagggaccccTCGGCTGTTGTGTGACCCCGAGAGCGGCCCCGAGGAAGACAGCACCACGGATACCTCATGGCTCGTGCCCGCCACACCACTGGCCAGCAAAAGCCGGGACACTTCCTCACAGACGCAGATAACAGGCCTCAGGTCCAGGGCTCCGGCGGATCACAGGGCTCAGGTCAAGCCCTGGACCCTGTTAGAGAACAGGGGTGGGCCCGAAGCCACAAGTAAGTTTTCAGTCATCACGCCCCAGATGTCCTCGTCATGCCTGGTCCCCGTCTGTGCAAGCAGCCCCGACGGCAGGAGCCCTTCCAGGCCCCACCCCGGGCGCCACCAGCACTGCTCTCCGGCTCCCTGTTCCGTCTCCGGCGGCCTCGCCGATCTCACCGGGCAGTCCCGGCAGTGCTCCCCGCCCAGGCCGAGGCTGCTGAGTCAGGCCGTCGCGAGTGAGGTGGTGAAGGTGGAGGACAGTGAAGATGAGCAGGAGGCCGCCTCCCGGCAG
This genomic interval carries:
- the SLX4 gene encoding structure-specific endonuclease subunit SLX4, whose amino-acid sequence is MQQFKRADPERLQHASEACSLEVTLEENAPEGPAEEMTAGNGSRPGLPATQSDAAVALALQQEFGQQRASAHEANLEETGLFFCQICQKNLSAMNVTRREQHVNRCLDEAEKALTPSTPRIPECPICGKPFLTPKSRISHLKQCAVKMGVGPQLLLQAVRLQTAQPDGACGTMASSSSSHVGGLKRKGPTNKKELQKKRKVMEPEVPSEDLLVAMALSRSEMEQEAVPTVPRLESAFSERIRLGAEKKSRKRKAPACPPLLLVQDPETTGRQTEDRVAQLFAEEMELSSTPPLPASRILKEELEKASRHLQLPGGKQNFLWEGSALTGAWALEAFYTASLVPPMVPQRSAKGLTQEPTLLPVLPDQPELGVQTPPALRSAPPASHGPRNLSPSASQREHQALQDLVDLAGEGLSATPWPCSGGPASSGGASGMDVLPTGLPPTGFVLPPMEKPLESSSQASLTLGLLLADFRAMVNNPHLSDVQFQMDSGDVLYAHKFVLYARCPLLMQYVDSEGFFAAEDGDLRGQRVLLSDVSTEAARALLHYLYTADPGVPARLAPDLSALAHRFGVSELVLLCRQAPDEMDSEDRLWKKEEEDCESRAENFQELLRSMWLDEEEEPEALLKSESREEDREKVNEAEMEEIYEFAATQRKLLRGEGAPEIKEETDQFGDDGPVSAQILASGQVGEQPENAGQMESSGQGREEAPAKWKSVRQSTPLPLRGQCADEEKAGSPEEALGRSGSPRPSGGCGAGRKEGAFWCSADAPEAQPFSSTPRRCHGPSQMTSHLQEGNGTFLGKGAGSPCTPARWQAPLWRPCLSQPPGGQSPSRPYPCPRLRGESPSPEPQPQGRASTAASQDPPSKQRRGRRLLTLLKHPGLQKGEERGSSLERRSKGVLISPEKSPSIDLTLSKPGQLSSRSQNTPSNKNREEEIILLLDSDEELELEQTKIKSVFNGPLGERKVLEVSPKSSELFSVIDIDADQEPFQSPARREASLQGWEEGPAGNPGSVGGRGTPRLLCDPESGPEEDSTTDTSWLVPATPLASKSRDTSSQTQITGLRSRAPADHRAQVKPWTLLENRGGPEATSKFSVITPQMSSSCLVPVCASSPDGRSPSRPHPGRHQHCSPAPCSVSGGLADLTGQSRQCSPPRPRLLSQAVASEVVKVEDSEDEQEAASRQANSSPLLDGDPLIAVDDCHWHVEPLSPIPIDHLNLERTGPLSTRSPGSKAGEAPAGSGCRSPALQGAAPARGSCSGQTKSQEKSPRAGSPGSSRPSFLNSTLWDDWDGEEQKSPELLPPAQTRSADVAAQNSEGLETPKGANRKNLPPKVPITPMPRYSIMETPVLKKELDRFGVRPLPKRQMVLKLKEIFQYTHQTLESDSENESQSSQVLLEAPHSQTHTSRTSKAPRARGRARLEATSGPLPQRSKGSTKTKGPQHQKKQPGGSIPPIGISQANEEHPDPDGDAQLPASQESVASSVDSSDSSFSSQSSSSCEFGAALECAEGEEGEEEVSASQAAVHAAATEEAVRRYIRSRPALFRKVLLYQPFELAELQAELKQHGIRVATAKLLDFLDAHCITFTTAAARKERLHGRRRPPVGKKPGRAGGPVCPSAPLAVGSL